A region of the Ferviditalea candida genome:
GTTCCGCCCTGCCAGTTGGAGAAGCTCAAGCGGTAAATGTAGTCGCTTTTCTTGTCCCAGGAAATGTCGTTTCCTGCAGCGATCGGATCAAGCATAATCAATTTATTTTTGTTTACTTCATCGATAAGAGCATATAAGGTGGCGCTGCTGTCGGGAGATACGAGGAAATTCACTTTGTCTTCCACCATCAGCTTGCGCAGCTTTCTCAGAGCGGTTTGCGGATTGCCTTCACTGTCCTCGTAAATGGCTTCGGCCTTTCGGCCTGCCAGCATGTTGTTATTTTTGTCCAAATAGAGCTTAAAGCCGTTCTTGACTTCTTCCCCCAGTCCGGCGAACGGACCGCTGGCCGAAAGCAGCACTCCGATTTTGATCGGCGCCGCTTCCGCGGCTTTGGCCGGACTCTCGGGTGCCGCACTGGATTTGGCGGGCTCAGAGTTTGCCGGTTGAGCGCTGTTTCCGGCATCCTTGCCTCCGCAGCCAACCAGTAAAAGCATGAACGTCAACAGTACAATCAGCGACTTTTTCATTCTTTTCCCCCTTGATATCATATTTATTATTTAAATTTGCCCCGATGATTCGGGAGCAAATATTAAATACGCTCCCAAATCGAGGCGATTCCTTGTCCTCCGCCGATACATACGGATGAAACGCCGTATCTTTTATTGCGCTTATGCAGCTCGTAAATCAAACTCATGGTGATTCGTGCTCCGCTTGCTCCCAGTGGATGCCCCAAAGCGACGGCTCCGCCATTCACATTTCCGATTGCCGGATCAAACCCAAGCACTTTTTGACAGGCCAGATACTGTGCGGCAAACGCCTCATTAATTTCGATGAGATCCAGATCCTCAAGCTTCATATCCGCCTTTTTCAGAGCCTCTCGAATCGCATAAACCGGACCGATTCCCATCAAGGTGGGCTCGACGCCGATGACCGCCCATGAAACCAGACGCGCCATCGGCTTTAATCCGCGTTTCTCGGCGTACGAGGACGACGCCAGAATGACGCTAGCCGCTCCATCGCTGATTCCGCTCGCATTCCCCGGGGTGACGACCCCGCCTTCCTTGAATCTGGGCTTCAGCCGCGCCAGATCGGCCATTTCCGTTTTTCTCGGACGTTCGTCCCGGTCAACGACAACCTCTCCTTTTCTCGTCGGGACGGTTACCGGAACAATTTCCCGATCGAACCTGCCTTCTGCAATCGCTTTCAAGGTTTTGTCGTAGCTGGCCTTGGCAGCCTCATCCACTTCCTCTCTGGACAAGGAATACTCCACAGCCAAATTCTCCGCGGTCATCCCCATCGTGCAGCCGGCGTACGTATCGCACAAGCCTTCCCATAGGAAATCGACAAACTTGGGGGATTCGCCCAAGCGGAAGCCCCACCGCATATTCGGAACATGAAACGGAATTTGACTCATATTCTCTGTCCCGCCGGCCAATGCCACCTGCGTTTCCCCGAGCATGATATTTTTGGCCGCGATGTTGATTGCTTCAAGCCCCGAACCGCACAAACGGTTAACGGTCAACGCCGGAACATGCTTCGGCAGACCCGATTTCAATCCGATATGGCGAGCCAGCAAATGCGCATCCACGCTGGATTGCTGGACATTGCCCATGACGACCTCGTTGATTTCCTCAACCTCAATGCCTGCGCGGGAAATTGCTCCCTTGGAACTGACAACAGCAAGATCAACGGCAGAAACGTCCTTGAACGCACCGCCAAAATCACCAAATGGAGTTCGCGCTCCTTCGATTAC
Encoded here:
- a CDS encoding acetyl-CoA C-acetyltransferase, which encodes MAREDVVVIEGARTPFGDFGGAFKDVSAVDLAVVSSKGAISRAGIEVEEINEVVMGNVQQSSVDAHLLARHIGLKSGLPKHVPALTVNRLCGSGLEAINIAAKNIMLGETQVALAGGTENMSQIPFHVPNMRWGFRLGESPKFVDFLWEGLCDTYAGCTMGMTAENLAVEYSLSREEVDEAAKASYDKTLKAIAEGRFDREIVPVTVPTRKGEVVVDRDERPRKTEMADLARLKPRFKEGGVVTPGNASGISDGAASVILASSSYAEKRGLKPMARLVSWAVIGVEPTLMGIGPVYAIREALKKADMKLEDLDLIEINEAFAAQYLACQKVLGFDPAIGNVNGGAVALGHPLGASGARITMSLIYELHKRNKRYGVSSVCIGGGQGIASIWERI